In Acropora muricata isolate sample 2 chromosome 11, ASM3666990v1, whole genome shotgun sequence, one DNA window encodes the following:
- the LOC136890363 gene encoding tRNA wybutosine-synthesizing protein 5-like gives MEPSLRRDARLVNFSFFSSYRMCNNKNHRGVNDPVVIFQIVLKKISVKMKKHVEVYSNVTKEVFESEISPKRRPAILRGVDIGEATAKWTPEYLSQQGQNKEVKVHVCSTGKMDFIHKNFVYKTLPFSHFVKRASEDIHEEYFLCPEEKYYLRSLGDDPRKDISDIRVQFPTLAEDINIPRFYPDDQFFSSVFRIGSPNAQLWTHYDIMDNLLIQVTGQKRVVLFSPRDATKLYLNGDKSEVLDIDNPDSKKYPKFVDAVQYECFMEPGDVLFIPALWFHNVISLQFGVAVNVFWRHLDQCYYDNKDTYGNKDLVPATRAMQVVDRAIKALQELPEEYRDFYARRVVSKVKDKCYILKNEDSVQTNGNSDTDHAEIKHS, from the exons ATGGAACCCAGTCTTCGTCGAGACGCTCGCCTGGTGaattttagctttttttctTCCTATCGAATGTGCAATAATAAAAACCATCGCGGAGTAAATGATCCCGTTGTGATCTTTCAAATAGTGCTGAAGAAAATTTCAGTCAAGATGAAAAAACATGTTGAGGTCTACAGCAATGTCACCAAAGAAGTCTTCGAATCTGAAATTTCGCCAAAGAGAAGGCCTGCGATACTAAGAGGAGTCGATATCGGCGAGGCAACAGCCAAGTGGACTCCAGAATATTTATCACAACAGGGTCAGAACAAAGAGGTCAAGGTTCATGTTTGTTCAACAGGAAAGATGGATTTCATTCATAAAAACTTCGTTTACAA AACCCTTCCATTCAGCCACTTTGTGAAACGAGCCAGTGAAGATATCCATGAAGAATATTTTCTTTGCCCA gaAGAAAAGTACTACTTGAGATCCCTTGGAGATGATCCCAGAAAG GACATTTCAGATATAAGAGTACAGTTTCCCACATTGGCTGAAGATATCAATATTCCTAGGTTTTACCCTGATGACCAATTCTTTTCCAGTGTTTTTAGGATCGGCTCCCCAAATGCACAGCTATGGACTCATTATGAT ATTATGGACAATCTTCTTATTCAAGTCACCGGACAAAAGCGTGTGGTACTTTTCAGTCCAAGAGATGCAACTAAACTTTATCTTAATGGTGATAAATCTGAGGTCTTAGACATTGACAATCCCGACTCAAAAAAGTACCCGAAGTTTGTTGACGCCGTGCAGTATGAATGTTTTATGGAGCCTGGAGATGTGTTGTTCATCCCAGCCCTTTGGTTCCATAATGTCATCTCTTTGCAG TTCGGAGTAGCAGTAAATGTCTTCTGGCGTCACTTGGACCAGTGCTACTATGACAACAAGGACACGTACGGCAACAAAGATCTTGTCCCTGCCACACGAGCCATGCAAGTAGTGGACCGCGCTATTAAGGCCCTTCAGGAACTCCCTGAGGAGTACCGAGACTTTTATGCAAGAAGGGTGGTTAGCAAAGTGAAGGATAAGTGTTACATACTTAAAAACGAAGACAGTGTACAAACAAATGGGAATTCGGACACAGACCATGCAGAAATAAAACATTCTTAG